The Methylobacterium durans nucleotide sequence GCCCTGCTGCTCTTCCTGGCTCTCGGCGGCTTGGCATCGGAGGCCGGAACAGAGGTGGCCAACCCCGGCGTCAGTTTGCTTGAGCGACTGCTGTGGGTGAACCTCTTCCTCGTCGTGTTCAACCTGATCCCGGCCTTCCCGATGGATGGCGGCCGTGTGTTGCGCGCCATCCTCGCTCACCGTCTCGGCTATGCTCGAGGCACGCAGATCGCCTCGCGAGTGGGGCAGGCGTTGGCCTTCGCCTTGGGCCTGTGGGGGCTGCTCGGGGGCAATCCGCTGCTGATGTTCATCGCGCTGTTCGTCTATCTTGGCGCCGCCTCCGAGGCACATGCGGTTCAGATGCAGCAGGTCTCGCGAGGCCTGCTAGCCGCCGACGCGATGATCACGCGCTTCGAGAGCCTGCGGCCCGGCAGCGTGGTCGAGGATGCCGTGCGCTGCCTCATCGCCACGACGCAGCACGAATTTCCGGTCGTAGACGGTGCGGGGCAGTTGCGGGGCGTTCTCACCCAAGATGACATGATCCGCGCCCTGCGCGAGCGCGGCCCTGAGACGCCGGTGCCTGAGGTGATGCGCTCCGACATCCCGACGGTGCGGGACCGCCAACCGCTGGAGGATGCGCTGCGGTTGATGCAGGAGAAGCAGCTGCCCGCAGTCGGCGTGACAGATGGAACAGGCCGGCTCGTGGGCCTGATCACGCCTGAGAACATCGGTGAGATGATGATGGTCTTGGCCGCACGTCCTGAGCGACGCTCGCCGATCGTGCCACGGATCCGGTCCTCCGCGTGATCAGGAGCGTCTCACCTGAAGGGTGCGCGCGGACACCACGCGCGCAGCATGCTCGACAACGTCGCGCCTGAATGGCGGCATAGGCGCTAAGCGTGCGGAGCCGGAAGGGTGCTGTAGAAGGCAGCAGAGGGGGCTCGTTGCCTGCACACACCGATCGTAAGATGAACCCAAACGGCAGCGCATCGCGCGAGGCGCCTCATGAACCAGGACGAGGCGGGTGAGGACTGGCGGTCCGTCAGCACGCGAACGCCCGACGAGACGACGATCAGCCTCGCCCAAGCACGCGCCAATGAACCCGGCCGAGGTCGCACCGCCGTCCGGCCCGAGCAGATCCCGGCCCCGGCTGGCGCGACATCCTCTGGCGTATCGTGCTGTCCCTGCCCGAAGATCGTGTGCTTGCCACAGCGGGCGGGGTCGCTTTCTTCGCGCTTCTGGCGACCTTTCCGGGCCTGGCGACGATCGTCTCGCTCTACGCTCTGTTCTCGGACCCGAACGCGATCGGTCAGCACCTCAGCCTGCTCGCGGGTGTGCTCCCGAACGGGGTGCTGGAACTCTTGGACGATCAGCTCGTGCGCATCACCCGCCAGAGCAGCGGCACCCTCAGCACCGCCTCGATTCTCAGTCTCCTCATCGCTTTCTGGAGCGCCAACTCGGGCGTGAGCGCCCTCTTCGATGCGCTGAACGTCATCTACAAGGAGCGGGAGAAGCGGTCTCTGGTCCGCTTCTACGCGACCACCTTCCTGTTCACCCTCGGCGGGGTGCTGTTCGCGCTTTCCGCGACCACCATGGTGGTCGTTCTGCCGGTCGTGTTGGACCGGCTTGGCTTCGGCTCAGCAACGGATACGCTGCTGCGGATTGCGCGCTGGCCGGCCTTGCTCGTCATCGTCAGCCTCGGGCTGTCCCTGATCTACCGGTACGGTCCGAGCCGGCGTGAGGCCAAGTGGCGTTGGGTCAGCTGGGGCAGCGCTGCGGCGGCCCTGTGCTGGGTCTGCGCCTCGGTTCTGTTCTCCTGGTACGTGGCGAGCTTCGACAGCTACAATCGAGTTTACGGCTCGCTGGGAGCGGGCGTCGGGTTCATGACCTGGATCTGGCTGTCGGTGGTCATCGTGCTGCTCGGGGCTGAGCTGAACGCCGAAATGGAACGGCAGACGGCGCGCGACAGCACGACCGGCAGGCCGAAGCCCTTGGGATCTCGGCGGGCGTATGCGGCTGACACGGTTGGGCCCGCGCAGTCCTGAGCCGCGGACGCAATGCTACCATGGCCGCCAAGGCCTACTCGTCCTCATGCCGGAAGAGGCAGCACCTGTGACGCTCGACGAGCGCTCATCCGATCCATGTTCGGGAGGTACCGATTTGCCGGTCCCGGCGTGCCGCTCGCGTAGGCGATCGGCCTCGCGATCACAGCTTGGCTGGCGGCGTGAGTGACAGGTCGAGCTGAGCGCTCTCCGTATCTCGTCCACTGCGGCGGTCCAGGTAGCGCAGCACCGGTGTGACCGTGGCGCCGTGCAGCAGGATCGAGATCAGGATCGTCAGGCTCACGGTGCTCCAGAGCAGATCTGGCTGCTCGAAGGTGGCGTGCCCCAGCGCGTAGGCCAGATAGTAGATCGTGCCCAAGCCGCGGATGCCGAAGAAGCTGATCACCGCCCGCTCGCTGGCCGGCTGCTCCATCCCGAGCAGGCTGAGCCAGCCACTCAGAGGCCGCACGACGAACAGGGCGAGAAAGGCAAATGCAACGCTCTCACAGGACAGCGCCCGTAGTAGGCCGCCGCCCGCCAGTGCCCCTCCGAACCCGACCAGCAGCACCATCATCAGCAAGCGCTCCAGCTCCTCGGCGAAGCTGTGCAGCTTGTGATGGTAGTCGTGCCCGCGCTTCGTCGCCCGCAGCGCCACGGCCGCCACGAACACCGCCAAGAAGCCGTAGCCCTGCGCCATCTCGACGAGGCCGTAGGTCAGGCAGGTGATGCCGAGCGCGACGAAGCCGTCGCCGGTGCGCGAGAGCTTGGCTGGGTTGGGCAGGTGGAAGGTCAGCCAGCCGAGCGCCCAGCCGATCAGAGCGCCCAGTCCGACACCCACGATGATCTTCCAGAGCACGGCCGTGGTAAACCACTGACCCAGCTGCGGGAGACCGAAGCTTGCCGCGGACATGGCCAATGCGAGGTGCACGAAGGGAAAGGCGAACCCATCGTTCAGTCCCGCCTCGGAGGTCAGGGCAAAGCGCATCTCGTCTTCCTGCCCTTCGCCCGGCGCCCCGACCTGCACATCGCTGGCCAGCACCGGATCTGTCGGCGCAAGGGCAGCTGCGAGCAGAAGTGCCGTGGCTACGCCTAGGCCGAGCAGAGCTGAGGCGAGCGCAGTGAGAGCCAGGATGGTGAGCGGCATGGCGATGCCGAGAAGCCGCCACGTCACCATCCAGGGCCGCCAGCCGAACACGCGGTCGAGCTTCAGCCCGGCTCCCATGAGCGAGATGATGACGATCAGCTCCGTCACCTTCTCGACGAGATGCAGGTGCTCCTGCGGCCGCGGTACGGCACCCAGCATCTCTGGGAAGGCAGACAGGGCTGCGCCGATGCCCACGCAGCAGATGGGCAGCGAGAGCGGCATCTGCCGCAGCACCATCGGCAGCCAAGCCGTAAGCAGAACCAGAGCGCCAAAGCCTGCAAGGATAAGAACGTAGGTGTTCATACCAGAGCGAACCTCGGTTCGCTGCGCACGTTCCGGCCTCTGCCGAGGAGGCGGCACGGCCAACGCGTGCCACGCCCTTCTCTCATGCTGCCATCCATCAAAGATGGTCGGAGATGATGCCGGCTCAGGAACACTCCCCTGACCCGGCCGGTTCACCCATTGCAGTGCAACATGATTGAAGCAGGCAACATGATCGGACCGGCGGAGATTGAGGACTTGATGCTGGACTACGCCGATGCGGTGGCGGCATCCGGCGGGCTGCATCCATCTGGCTCTCTCGCTTGGCCGCTCTACCGCGAGCCTCTCAGTCCAGCGCTGGCAGCGGAGATCCCGGCGGACAGCCCCGCTCAGATCACACTATGTCAATCGGCGGCGCTATTACCTGCTACTGAAGCATGAGGGCCCGATCACGCTGACCCTGTGCTCACCAAACTAGCTGCCGCTCCATCATAAGCTGGAGCACAGCGCAGCCTGTATGAACTCGGAGGCTTCATAAACGCTCGGTCGGCGAATGGCCGCTTTTGAGAAGCCGCCTGGACGGGCTGAATGACGGCAATGGGCGGATTTCGTTGAAAAACTCGCGGTTGGCCTGGATTGAGATTTGACCGGGTGCTTGGCCGGGGGGCTCCCGCCAGCCGGTCAGGCTAGGCTCGGCTGCCCCAGCGGGATCAGCTTGGCCAGCTTCCGTAGGTTCTGGGCGGCGGCCGCGAGGTGGAACTCGTCTCGGGCCCCGTCTGGCCCCCGCAACCGAAGCCGATCCAGCCGCAGGATCCGCTTAAGGTGGGCAAACAGCATCTCGACCTTCTTGCGCTCACGCCGCGAGGTACGGCCCGCCTCCGAGGCGCAGATGTCGCGCGCCATCTGCCGGGCGCCCTCGTGGATCGAGCGTGGGATCTTGCGGGCGGATGCGTTGGGGCAGCATCGTGGCTTCAGCGCGCAAGCTTCGCAGTCGTACTTGCTCGCGCGGTAGCGCAGCATCCCGTCTGCGTCGACGAGCGGGGGCGGTGACCGATAGACCTTCTGGCGTTGCCGCAGGTGCTTGCCGGCCGGGCAGGTGTAGGCGTCGGCGCCAGGGTCGTAGGTGAAGGCCGACCGGCTGAAGGTGCCGTCGCGGCGCTCGGACTTATCGAAGACGGGGATGTGCGGCTCGATGCCCTGCTCGTGGGCGAGCCAGCCCAGCATCGCGGCCGAGCCGTAACCGCTGTCACCGGCGAGCCGGGCCGGGTAGAGGTCGAAGCGCTCGCGCGAGCGCACGATCATGCGCTTGGCGGCCGTGACCTCGGCCTGCCGGATCGCGGTGGTCGGCTCGACGTCCACGATGACCGCGTGGTCGAGGTCGATCAGGTAGTTGGCCGCGTAGGCGAAGTAGGCCAGCCCACCGTCCGCACCCGTCCAGCGCGCGGCCGGGTCGGCGGGGGAACGAGCTTAGGCACGACCGGCGTCGCAGCTCCGAACGCGGCGTCGTCGAGCACAGCCAGGTACTCCCGGGCGGCGCGGCTGACGCTCTCGGGTGGCAGGCCGTTCGTACCCTCAACACCCTTCTGCCGGTTGGCATCAGCCTTGATAAGGCTGGCGTCGACCGCGAAGCCCTCGCCGCCCACGAGCCCCTCGGCGATGCAGCGGGCGAGCACGGTCTCGAACAAGCAGCGCAGCAGGTCGCTGTCGCGGAAGCGGCCATGGCGGTTCTTGGAGAAGGTCGAATGGTCCGGCACCCGGCCGTCGAGCCCGAGCCGGCAGAACCAGCGATAGGCGAGATTGAGGTGGACCTCGTCGCACAGGCGGCGCTCGGATCGGATGCCGAAGCAGTAGCCGATGAGCAGCATGCGGATCATCAACTCGGGGTCGACCGAGGGCCGGCCCGTCGAGCTGTAGAACGGCTGCAGGTGCGCGCGTAGACCCGACAGGTCAACGAAGCGGTCGATGGCGCGCAGCAGATGGTCGGCTGGGATATGTGTATCGAGCGAGAACTCGTAGAACAGGGCACCCTGCTCGACTTGCCGAGGTCCCATCATCTGCTTCGGTCTCCGTCTCTCGACAGAAGTGAATCACCTCACGACTACCGCCGCAACACCCGAGTTTTTCAACACAATCGGCGCTATTCGGACGGTCTGCTTCCCGACGGTGTAGCGCTCCGCGAACCTGTCTCGCCAGGGGCCCGCCGTCGGAACAGGCGAGAGGGAGCCTACCTGCAGAGCGAGGCCGTGCTCTGCTCCAGATCCAGTTCCTTCCGGGTCGTCTCCAGATCGCCCGAGACGACGCAATCCGGGTTCGCCGTGAGTAGATCCACATTCGCCTGCAGGGCCGCGATCCGGCGCTTTACGGCCTCGCAGAACGCGGGCGAGAGACCGGCGCCGCTCCCCTTCCTGTTCGCCTTCTCGAGTTCACGCGACATCGCCGACTGCGCGTCGGCGGCAGCCTTATGGCTGCGCTCCTTCTTCTTTATGTTGCTGGGGCTGCAGTCCTCGCCCGGAGCCGCCGACGACGGCTGCGGCGTGAGCAGCCATAGTGCCACGACGGCGCGTCCGATGCCCGACCTGTAACTTCCCATCGCGACGCGCCTCCTGACCCTCCGCATATCACGGTCAGGAGGTCGATCCGCAACGACCTCGCCGTCGCTCGGGCCAAGTGCCAGCTGCTCTCGATCTAGGGCACGTGGTGCCCGATCGCCTCAGTCGTGGTGGCGCTGCCGCAGAGAACCTGGCCCTGAGCCGCCCTCCATGCGGCATCGGTCGTACCACCACACAGCGGCACCGAACACGTAGCGGCATGTTCCTTCGATGCTCACCACCCGCATGGGCATGACCCAGAAATCCGGCGCCTCGCCAATGACGGCCCGTACCCGGTTAGTGCAGGTGGAATTCCGCACCGATCGCTCTCAACTCGGCGGGCTTGATCAGGCGGCTGTGGGCCACCTTCACAGAGTGGAGCGGCCCATCGAGCGTCTCTTGCCAGAACGCGAGGAAGCGCCGCAGTTCGGGAAACTCCGGGAACAGATCGTGATGCTGCCAGACGAAGCTCTGCAGCAGGTGCGGATGGTCTGGCAGGTGGTAGAGGATCTCGGCGGTCGTCAGGCTGTAGCCTTCGAGCTGGCGACGAAAGTCTGTCGAAACACTCATCGCGGCACCTCGTTCGAACGTCTGAACAGATACGCTGCCACAAGCAAGAAGGTTGCCGCGGCCACCAAGAAGAAATCGAGAAGCGCAAACAGAGCCAGACGCTTAGCGCTCGCGGAACCTGACTGCTGCCAAGCTTCATCAGTCCGCCCTGGCACTCTCATGGGACGAGTGCTAAAACCTGCGCGGCGGTCTGACGCAGAGGGCCTCTCGCGCCCCAGTCAGCCGTAGCTGGGCAGCTCATCAGAGAGCCTGGCGAACTTCTCGACCCGTAGCTCTCGCACTGGAGACAAGTATGACGTTCCGTCCGTTGCACGATCGAGTTGTTGTCCGCCGCATCGACGCGGAGGAGAAGACGAAGGGCGGCATCATCATCCCGGATACCGCCAAGGAGAAGCCGCAGGAGGGCGAGGTCGTTGCTGTTGGGCCCGGCGCCCGCGACGAGCAGGGCCGCGTGACGCCTCTCGACGTGAAGGCCGGCGACCGCGTGCTGTTTGGCAAGTGGTCCGGCACCGAGATCAAGATCGACGGTCAGGATCTCCTGATCCTCAAGGAATCCGACATCATGGGCGTGATCGAGGCCCGGGGCTCTCTGCAACAGGCCGCCTGATCCAGGGGTCTATCGATTTCGTCATGTGTCGAGAGGAGTGACAATTATGGCTGCCAAGGACGTACGGTTTTCGTCGGATGCTCGCGAGAAGATGCTGCGCGGCGTCGACATCCTCGCCGACGCGGTGAAGGTGACGCTCGGCCCGAAGGGCCGCAACGTCGTGATCGAGAAGAGCTTCGGCGCTCCCCGCATCACCAAGGACGGCGTCACCGTCGCCAAGGAGATCGAGCTCGCCGACAAGTTCGAGAACATGGGCGCGCAGATGGTGCGCGAGGTGGCTTCGAAATCGAGTGATCTGGCGGGCGATGGCACCACCACCGCGACCGTGCTGGCCGCGTCGATCGTCCGTGAGGGCGCCAAGTACGTCGCCGCCGGCATGAACCCGATGGACCTGAAGCGCGGCATCGACCAGGCTGTTGCGGCTGCGGTCAAGGACATCACCGGCCGTGCCAGGAAGGTCGCCTCCTCGGAGGAGATCGCCCAGGTCGGCACGATCTCGGCGAACGGCGACACCGAGATCGGCGAGATGATCGCCGAGGCCATGCAGAAGGTGGGCAACGAGGGCGTGATCACGGCGGAAGAAGCCAAGACTGCTGTGACCGAGCTCGACGTCGTCGAGGGCATGCAGTTCGACCGCGGCTACCTCTCTCCCTACTTCATCACGAACGCGGAGAAGATGGTCGCCGATCTGGATGACCCCTACATCCTCATCCACGAGAAGAAGCTGTCCTCACTCCAAGCACTCCTCCCTATTCTCGAGGCCGTGGTGCAGACGGGCAAGCCGCTCCTCATCATCGCCGAGGACATCGAGGGCGAGGCGCTGGCCACCCTCGTCGTGAACAAGCTGCGCGGCGGGCTCAAGGTCGCGGCCGTCAAGGCGCCGGGCTTCGGTGATCGCCGCAAGGCCATGCTCGAGGACATCGCAGTCCTGACTAAGGGACAAACCATCTCGGAAGATCTCGGCATCAAGCTTGAGAACGTCACTCTTGAGATGCTCGGCCGCGCCAAGCGGGTGCGCATCGAGAAGGAGAACACCACGATCATCGACGGCGCCGGCGAGAAGTCGGACATCGAGGCCCGCGTCGGGCAGATCAAGGCGCAGATCGAGGAGACCACCTCGGACTACGACCGCGAGAAGCTTCAAGAGCGTCTGGCCAAGCTCGCGGGTGGCGTCGCGATCATCCGCGTCGGTGGTTCGACCGAGGTCGAGGTCAAGGAGAAGAAGGACCGGGTGGAGGATGCTCTGCATGCCACCCGCGCCGCGGTCGAGGAAGGCATCGTCCCCGGCGGCGGCACCGCGCTGCTGCGCGCCAAGAAGGCGGTCTCCGCCCTCTCGAGCGACAACGCGGACGTGGCGGCCGGCATCAAGATCGTCCTCAAGGCGCTTGAGGCTCCGGTCCGTCAGATCGCCCAGAACGCGGGCGTCGAGGGCTCCATCGTGGTCGGCAAGATCACCGACAACGAGGGCTCTGAGACCTACGGCTTCAACGCCCAGACCGAAGAGTACGTGGACATGCTCCAGGCGGGCATCGTCGACCCGGCCAAGGTCGTGCGCACGGCCCTGCAGGGTGCGGCCTCGGTCGCCGGCCTTCTGGTCACCACCGAGGCGATGGTGGCGGATGCGCCGAAGAAGGAGAGCCCCGCACCCGCGATGCCAGGCGGCGGTATGGGCGGCATGGATTTCTGATCCGCCCACCCTATTACCAACGACAAGGGCCGCCTTCTGGGCGGCCCTTTGCTTTTCGGGCACCTATGTGCCGGCACGACTGAGCCCAATGCCAAATCAGGCACCTCGGCCAGACCGCCGCGTGTTCGAACTACCTCCTCCTTCGTGAACAATCCGAGGGCCGCGATCGGCGAAGCTGATGCCAAGGTCGAACCTTGCCGAACCGCGCTTCGCGGCGTGACGGGGATAACTGCTAACCTCGAAATCGATGGTGGAGCGGGTCACACATCTCTGAGCCGGCAGGTTGCAGGTGACCTGCATCGTGCCGGGACGATGCACATAGCGCCGAGAAGGCCAGCGCTGGATCGCTCGGCGCTTCTCCGCAATGAGCTGATCCTGCGTATAGCGGCGACCGTAGAACGTAACGGTGCGAGCGTACATGTCTGGCACCCTCGTAATTGGGGCCGTATTGCCCGACGACCAGATCCGGAGGTAGTCGGTCGCGAAGGAGGCTGTGCGGACTCTCATCTCGTCCAGGTCGAGCGCCTGCGCTGACGGCGCACTAGCCATGGCGGCGACGAAGATCAACAGCGACGGTGACTTCAACATTGTCGGTCCTCAACAACCGTTTCGTATCTTGGTGTGCGGCCTAGCTCTCCGAGACTGTGACCTGATCCGCGGTACCGTCTGTTTTGCCACTGAGACCCGGCACCTCATCGAGCTGTCGCAGACTGGTGAACTGGCCCCGCTCCTCCCGGTAGCGCACGATCTCAAAGCCGTGGCCTTGCAGCGCAGGCACGCTGTCTAGCTCCTCGGCGGTTGCCGTGTTGAGATCGACCATCGGACCCGTCCCTAGCTATGGTCCGACCGCAACGCCGGCGGCTTGCTCCCGTTCCGGTCCTGACTTCATAGGACGGGCAGCGTTGGCATCTTCACCCAATCGCCTCCTGACTGGCGGCCGCGCTGGGCAAAAGCCCCATCAGGGCCTGCAACGACGCGCCGGCGTCACCGGACCATACGAGGTGCGTACGATTGACCCGCAGATGCGGGGGCAGCGGATGGCGCTTCACGGCCGTGCTCAACACAGCCTGATCAAGCACCTCCGCCGGCACGATCGCCGCCCCTGTGCCAGCCGCCACGCACGCCACGATGGCGTGGTACGAACTCATCTCCAGAACACGGTCCGGCGACACGCCGCCTTCAGCCAGCCACTCGATGAGGCGCTGGCGATAGGAGCAACCATGCGGGAACGCCACCAGTGTTTGCCCACGTAGCGCGATAGCTTCGCGGATCGTCGGACCACCCCTGGCGGTGATCAGCACCAGCTCCTCGTCGAAGGCCGGAAGCGCAGAGAGGCTGCCCTTCTCGAAGGGCTCCGACACGAAGGCAGCCTCGACCTCGAAGCGGTCGAGCTGGCGCAGCAACGCGCGGGTCGTGCCGGTCTGCAGCTCGATCGTGACGTTGGGGTGCCGTGCGTGAAAGGCTGACAGGATCGGCGGCAACCTTGCGCCTGCCGCGCTTTCCAGAGAGCCCAGCCGCAGCACACCGCGCACGACGCCGCTGCGCATCTCCTGCTCAGCTATGTCAGCCATTTGCAGCAGCTTCTCGGCGTGGCCCAGAAGCGTGCGGCCTGCCTCGGTGAGGGTCAGGCTTCGCCCTTGGCGGCGGAACAGCGCTACACCCAGCCGCTCCTCGAACTGCTTGATCCGGGTCGTCACGTTGGACGGCACACGGTGCAGCAGATTCGCCGCACGCGTCACACCGCCCTCCCGCACCACGCTGCGGAAGATGTGGAGGTCGTCCAAATCCATCATTCTCATCGAGAGAATGATATGTCAGAATAATTCATTTTTCAAGAACAACGGACTGTGTTCGATTGGCTCGTCCCATGAGCATCACACGTCCATTCCTCCCGCCGCACTCCCGCTCGGCTTGGCCGGTCGTTGGCAGCGGCATCGTCGCTCTCGCCGTCGCCATGGGCGTCGGGCGTTTCGCCTTCACGCCACTGATGCCGTTGATGATGCGCGACAGCACTCTGAGCGCTGCAGCCGGCGCCGAGTGGGCGGCTGCCAACTACGGCGGCTACTTTGTCGGCGCCCTGACCGCCTCCTGGTTCTCCGGTAACCCGCGTCGTGGCCTGCTGCTGAGCCTCGTAGGCGTGGCGCTGACGACCCTGGCGACCGCAGGAGCTGATGCCATTCCCGGTGCTTTTGCCGGTGTCCTGCTGCGCGCAGCGGCCGGCGTGTTCAGCGCCTGGGCGCTGGTCTGCGCGAGCAGCTGGTGCTTGGCCGAACTCGCAAGGCGTCAGGTTACGCAACTGGGAGCCTGGATCTACACAGGTGTCGGCCTCGGCATTGCGTTCGCCGGCGTGCTGGCTTGGCTCGGCGGACGTCAGCGGGCGGACTGGCTGTGGCTGGAGCTGGGGCTGATCGCCGGGGCAGGTGCGCTGCTCGTCTGGGCTCAGTCAGCGGGGCAGAGTACCGCCACGCCCCGAATGGAGGCGCGTGAGGCGACGGCGGTTGCGCCGGACAGCCGCGGTGGGCACCTGCCGCTGGTGCTGTGCTACGGCACCTTCGGTTTCGGCTACATCGTGCCGGCAACCTTCCTGCCCGCCATGGCCCGCGAACTGGCTCCAGATCCCCTCGTGTTCGGACTGACCTGGCCGCTGTTCGGCTTGGCTGCTGCCCTCTCGGTCGCGGCCGTGGCACGCTGGCTGCCGGCCTGGCCGCGCAAGCGGATCTGGGCCTTGGCCCAGGGCATCATGGCGCTCGGCACCGCGCTGCCCCTGGCTGTGCAGGCCCTCTGGGCAATTGCCGCGTCGGCGGTCCTGGTCGGCGGCACGTTCATGGTTGCCACGATGGCTGGCTTGCTACTGGCGCGTGAAGCGCGGCCCGACAATCCCACCCCGCTTCTGGCCCAGATGACCGCAGCCTTCGCTGCCGGACAGATCGCAGGTCCGCTGGTCGTCCGCGCGATCGGTCCAGGTCGCTGGGCTGGCTGGGATGCGCTGGGCTGGACTGGCGGGGCGGCCACGGTGCTGCTGGTGCTGACTGCACTGTGGCTGTGGCGCGATGCCGAACCTTCGTTCAAGAGCCTGAGGGAAGTCTGATGAACCCGAACCGTTCCGCCACCGCCATCCCGGCCTTTCCGGAAGCTGGTCTATCCGAACGGCTGGGGCCACCGGACACGCTCGATGCAGACCAGCAGGCCGCTGCTGACGAGCTGATCAACGGCCCGCGCCGGGGCGTCTACGGCCCGTTTCGGCCGCTATTGCACCGCCCGCCGCTCCTGCAGGCGGTGGCCAAGGTCGGCGAGACGCTGCGCTACGCGGGGACGCTCGACGATGCGTTGCGCGAGTGGACGATCTGCGTGGTGGCGCGTGAGGTGTCCAACGTGTTCGAGTGGGACATGCACCTGCCATTGGCTGAGGCCGCCGGCGTGCCCGCAATTGCCCTAGCCGCCATTGAGCGGGGTACGGCGCTACCGGGCGACATGCGGGGCGACCTCGCGCTTGCGCGCACCATCGCCGCCGAACTCATCAGCCAGCATCGCTTGAAAGACGAGACCTACGCAGACGCCCTTCGGACCTGGGGCGAGGCGGGAACGGTCGAGCTGCTGACGCTGGTCGGCTATTTCGTGATGGTGTGTTGGCTGATGAACGTGGCTCGCACGCCAGGGCCTGCATGATCCAGCTTTTGATTCCGCAGGCAGACCACGTCACCATCTACGAGTGCCAGATGGCGTGCCGAGTCGAGCCGTTATCGAGTTCGCGCGCGCGCTCCGAACCTGATCAGCTTGGCGAGCCGACAGGTTTCGGCGCAGGCTAACAGGGCTTCGATGCTGTCCGTGCGCCGCCATCGGAAAACTCGACGCGATCCCTAAGGGTTTGAGGTCACGATGCGGTACTCCCTCGGCCTTCTGATGGTTCTCGCATTTGGCGGCCTCGCATCCGCTGTTGAGGCGCCGATCACGATCGAACGCCTACTCGGTGACGGTTGGGAGATCGCGGGATATGCGGGGAACCTCGACGTGCGAACCTCTCTGATCCTGTTCCGGAAGACGGATGTGAAGCACCTCGTGCAGTGCTCCACCCTGTACGATGTGACGAGGAGCCAACGCGTCGTCGTCAACTGCTACGAGCTGCGCTGAAGGTGGGCTGCAACCGGGCGCTGAGTGCGCTTCTCTCTGTTTGACCGGGATGGCCACGGTCCCTTTCTCAGATGCTCGCCGGTTTGCCCCCGATCTCGATGGCTCTGCGGGCCATCATCAAGGCCCCCT carries:
- a CDS encoding site-2 protease family protein, whose amino-acid sequence is MGWSLPIGVVKGTVIRVHITFLLFLVWIGVAAFARGGQGAALQSVVYIVLLFLCVLLHEFGHVFAARRYGIQTPDITLLPIGGVARLERVPEKPAQELVVALAGPAVNIAIALLLFLALGGLASEAGTEVANPGVSLLERLLWVNLFLVVFNLIPAFPMDGGRVLRAILAHRLGYARGTQIASRVGQALAFALGLWGLLGGNPLLMFIALFVYLGAASEAHAVQMQQVSRGLLAADAMITRFESLRPGSVVEDAVRCLIATTQHEFPVVDGAGQLRGVLTQDDMIRALRERGPETPVPEVMRSDIPTVRDRQPLEDALRLMQEKQLPAVGVTDGTGRLVGLITPENIGEMMMVLAARPERRSPIVPRIRSSA
- the groL gene encoding chaperonin GroEL (60 kDa chaperone family; promotes refolding of misfolded polypeptides especially under stressful conditions; forms two stacked rings of heptamers to form a barrel-shaped 14mer; ends can be capped by GroES; misfolded proteins enter the barrel where they are refolded when GroES binds), producing the protein MAAKDVRFSSDAREKMLRGVDILADAVKVTLGPKGRNVVIEKSFGAPRITKDGVTVAKEIELADKFENMGAQMVREVASKSSDLAGDGTTTATVLAASIVREGAKYVAAGMNPMDLKRGIDQAVAAAVKDITGRARKVASSEEIAQVGTISANGDTEIGEMIAEAMQKVGNEGVITAEEAKTAVTELDVVEGMQFDRGYLSPYFITNAEKMVADLDDPYILIHEKKLSSLQALLPILEAVVQTGKPLLIIAEDIEGEALATLVVNKLRGGLKVAAVKAPGFGDRRKAMLEDIAVLTKGQTISEDLGIKLENVTLEMLGRAKRVRIEKENTTIIDGAGEKSDIEARVGQIKAQIEETTSDYDREKLQERLAKLAGGVAIIRVGGSTEVEVKEKKDRVEDALHATRAAVEEGIVPGGGTALLRAKKAVSALSSDNADVAAGIKIVLKALEAPVRQIAQNAGVEGSIVVGKITDNEGSETYGFNAQTEEYVDMLQAGIVDPAKVVRTALQGAASVAGLLVTTEAMVADAPKKESPAPAMPGGGMGGMDF
- a CDS encoding usg protein, with the protein product MSVSTDFRRQLEGYSLTTAEILYHLPDHPHLLQSFVWQHHDLFPEFPELRRFLAFWQETLDGPLHSVKVAHSRLIKPAELRAIGAEFHLH
- the groES gene encoding co-chaperone GroES; translation: MTFRPLHDRVVVRRIDAEEKTKGGIIIPDTAKEKPQEGEVVAVGPGARDEQGRVTPLDVKAGDRVLFGKWSGTEIKIDGQDLLILKESDIMGVIEARGSLQQAA
- a CDS encoding cation:proton antiporter; this translates as MNTYVLILAGFGALVLLTAWLPMVLRQMPLSLPICCVGIGAALSAFPEMLGAVPRPQEHLHLVEKVTELIVIISLMGAGLKLDRVFGWRPWMVTWRLLGIAMPLTILALTALASALLGLGVATALLLAAALAPTDPVLASDVQVGAPGEGQEDEMRFALTSEAGLNDGFAFPFVHLALAMSAASFGLPQLGQWFTTAVLWKIIVGVGLGALIGWALGWLTFHLPNPAKLSRTGDGFVALGITCLTYGLVEMAQGYGFLAVFVAAVALRATKRGHDYHHKLHSFAEELERLLMMVLLVGFGGALAGGGLLRALSCESVAFAFLALFVVRPLSGWLSLLGMEQPASERAVISFFGIRGLGTIYYLAYALGHATFEQPDLLWSTVSLTILISILLHGATVTPVLRYLDRRSGRDTESAQLDLSLTPPAKL
- a CDS encoding LysR family transcriptional regulator; this encodes MDLDDLHIFRSVVREGGVTRAANLLHRVPSNVTTRIKQFEERLGVALFRRQGRSLTLTEAGRTLLGHAEKLLQMADIAEQEMRSGVVRGVLRLGSLESAAGARLPPILSAFHARHPNVTIELQTGTTRALLRQLDRFEVEAAFVSEPFEKGSLSALPAFDEELVLITARGGPTIREAIALRGQTLVAFPHGCSYRQRLIEWLAEGGVSPDRVLEMSSYHAIVACVAAGTGAAIVPAEVLDQAVLSTAVKRHPLPPHLRVNRTHLVWSGDAGASLQALMGLLPSAAASQEAIG
- a CDS encoding ComEA family DNA-binding protein, with amino-acid sequence MVDLNTATAEELDSVPALQGHGFEIVRYREERGQFTSLRQLDEVPGLSGKTDGTADQVTVSES